From one Lycorma delicatula isolate Av1 chromosome 2, ASM4794821v1, whole genome shotgun sequence genomic stretch:
- the LOC142319013 gene encoding regulator of chromosome condensation-like, whose product MPKRRSNVKERDTSCPLPQKIIKENIAEINSVVRKYFKKPGVVLTFGQGDVGQLGLGPDILERTRPALLSHLDLKNVVYVCAGGMHTLCLTENGQVISFGCNDEGALGREGNESEPGPITLPGKAVQVTAGDSHSAALLENGKVFAWGAFRDSHGSMGLTLDGLQKIPIRLPIDEQVIKIASGADHLVLLTANGHVYTCGCGEQGQLGRLSERAATRSSRKGLSQLLVPAPVTFQRRLKVKVDDIWAGTYCTFVKEESKGHIYAFGLNNYYQLGLRDTLPHFHPVKSELFSKKSWTLITGGQHHALGLDKEGMTYALGRREYGRLGLGENCTDASKPTQIPALKNKKCVDIACGSSVSFAVTSDGEVYAWGMGTNGQLGTGDEEDVYEPKKIQGKQLEGRSVVQVSGGGQHTVLLAV is encoded by the exons ATGCCAAAACGACGTTCAAATGTGAAAGAAAGGGATACCTCTTGCCCTTtgcctcaaaaaattataaaagagaatattgcag aaattaattcaGTTGTGAGAAAGTATTTTAAGAAACCTGGAGTTGTTTTGACATTTGGTCAAGGAGATGTCGGTCAGCTTGGATTGGGTCCTGACATCTTGGAGCGAACTCGTCCTGCTCTTTTATCTCATCTTGAcctaaaaaatgttgtttatgtgTGCGCCGGAGGAATGCATACACTTTGTTTAACAGAAAATGGCCAG gTAATATCTTTTGGATGTAATGATGAAGGAGCCCTAGGTCGTGAAGGAAATGAATCGGAGCCGGGTCCTATCACCTTACCCGGAAAGGCAGTTCAGGTAACTGCTGGTGACTCACACTCTGCCGCTCTTCTTGAAAATGGAAAAGTATTTGCCTGGGGTGCATTTCGG GACTCCCATGGATCGATGGGATTAACTCTGGATGGTCTACAGAAGATTCCAATACGCCTTCCAATTGATGAACAAGTCATAAAGATTGCATCAGGTGCTGATCATTTAGTTTTGTTGACTGCTAATGGTCATGTTTATACGTGTGGATGCGGTGAACAGGGCCAACTTGGTAGATTATCAGAGCGTGCAGCTACTAGATCGAGTCGGAAGGGGTTga gtcagtTGTTAGTTCCTGCACCTGTTACTTTCCAAAGAAGACTGAAAGTTAAAGTAGATGACATATGGGCTGGAACATATTGTACCTTTGTAAAAGAAGAATCAAAAGGTCATATATATGCTTTTggtctaaataattattatcagttag GTTTACGAGATACATTACCGCATTTTCATCCTGTGAAGTctgaattgttttcaaaaaagtcATGGACTCTGATTACAGGTGGTCAACATCATGCGCTGGGATTAGATAAAGAAG GTATGACATACGCATTAGGTAGAAGAGAGTATGGTCGTTTAGGACTTGGTGAAAATTGTACAGATGCTTCAAAACCAACACAAATTCcagctttaaaaaataagaaatgcgTAGATATAGCTTGTGGAAGTAGTGTTTCATTTGCTGTAACTTCTGATG GAGAGGTTTATGCATGGGGAATGGGCACAAATGGTCAGCTCGGTACAGGAGATGAAGAAGATGTGTATGAACCTAAGAAAATACAAGGTAAACAATTAGAAGGACGTAGTGTTGTGCAGGTATCTGGTGGTGGACAACACACTGTATTATTAGCTGTATAG
- the LOC142319015 gene encoding uncharacterized protein LOC142319015 isoform X4 translates to MGLKLSAMSQSYLWLTLANNKIQELPEEFYNLKNLVHLNLSHNYLKEVPLVLTELQNLEYCYLSYNLIRHVTEEVLLKMSHVKCLNLKGNKLLDVNVDDLKMKFAVIDGCEMENLQNQDTDSDSEDWENSVASSELYFEMSDDESDEQGNNMEMDRASQVLAKVAKFT, encoded by the exons ttgGCTTACTTTGGCTAATAACAAGATTCAAGAACTACCTGAAGAATTTTATAACTTGAAGAACCTTGTTCATCTTAATCTTTCCCATAACTACTTGAAAGAAGTGCCTTTAGTATTAACTGAACtccag AACCTGGAATATTGCTATTTGTCATACAACCTAATAAGACATGTTACTGAAGAAGTGTTGCTCAAAATGTCTCATGTTAAGTGTTTAAACCTGAAAGGGAATAAATTGCTGGATGTAAACGTGGATGATCTGAAA ATGAAGTTTGCTGTAATTGACGGGTGCGAGATGGAAAATTTGCAGAATCAAGACACAGATTCTGATTCAGAAGACTGGGAAAATTCTGTTGCATCTagtgaattatattttgaaatgtctGATGATGAAAGTGATGAACAAGGTAATAACATGGAAATGGACAGGGCAAGTCAAGTTCTAGCTAAAGTTGCAAAATTCACTTGA
- the LOC142319015 gene encoding uncharacterized protein LOC142319015 isoform X5, giving the protein MLFRKFKNLEYCYLSYNLIRHVTEEVLLKMSHVKCLNLKGNKLLDVNVDDLKMKFAVIDGCEMENLQNQDTDSDSEDWENSVASSELYFEMSDDESDEQGNNMEMDRASQVLAKVAKFT; this is encoded by the exons AACCTGGAATATTGCTATTTGTCATACAACCTAATAAGACATGTTACTGAAGAAGTGTTGCTCAAAATGTCTCATGTTAAGTGTTTAAACCTGAAAGGGAATAAATTGCTGGATGTAAACGTGGATGATCTGAAA ATGAAGTTTGCTGTAATTGACGGGTGCGAGATGGAAAATTTGCAGAATCAAGACACAGATTCTGATTCAGAAGACTGGGAAAATTCTGTTGCATCTagtgaattatattttgaaatgtctGATGATGAAAGTGATGAACAAGGTAATAACATGGAAATGGACAGGGCAAGTCAAGTTCTAGCTAAAGTTGCAAAATTCACTTGA